GACTAAATCTAGAAAATAACGAGATCTTTTCTTTACTGAACCAATACTATTAAAGGTCCCCCGATGGAAATAAGACGTTCTTAATTGTTAGttaataattcgtatatttatTTCGATAATACACCTATTATGAATACAGTTCGCATCTTTGATTGtttgtattaatttgctttggTACAGTTAGGGACTTTTTCTTATCGGTATGCTATTTTAATAAAAGTATTGAAAAACTGGTTAACGATACTTTAGATTTTGATAAAgacaatatttaattataatagacaaaaaaaaataatcactGACACATTTTGAAGGATTTCATTCGTATAAATATTCGAGCATTAGAAGTAGAATACTGTTGGGATGGAATTAGTCGAATTAACATGCAGATAAGGAAACGTCCCTAATGACTATACTAATACAAAGTTCAGTGGAGATTTCGCTCTTTTCAAGGGCGCCTCAAACATTGTTCCTAACACTCTGGTCAGCATTCAACAATAAAAGTAGATAATACAtttgaaaacaaacaaataattgATTCAAATAATGTTCAGCAATTACGATACGTTAAATTTGTCGTTTTCAAAATGAATgctttggtttctttttttttcggtgtttGGTTTCGCTTTTATAAAGGACAACTCCAACTACGGAACAATCTGAGGCTGGCTGCTTCCATTGTGGCTAACTATTAGCATGTGTACTAACTGGTGAATAGCTGCGCTATGCTCCCACATACAACATCAACCATACCATAACAACGCGCTTACATATCTTTGGCGAGTGACCACTACGTTCAATTGAATCGAAAAAAGGGAAGAGACTTGTGATGTGTGTAACGTATACAATGTCAAAGAGCTACAGTTAGAGAGTGTTTTTCGTGTGTGGTTTTCTTAAAACGACGACAGATTTTGTGTTTGACCCTCGCGAACCAGTCCGAGTTCCTAAACAACCACAGCTCCGGCCTCCGAACGGCTAACTGGTAGATCGGGACAATTCTTCCAGGTGTCCGAAAGCGGATCATAACATTCGACAGCATTGATAGTCACTTGGGCTCGGTAGAAGTTTACCTCACAGGGCTGCAAGAGAAGCATACAAAAATAATGATTAAATTATGAATCAAATAATTTGAGATATACTGTTACCTGATCACCGCCAGCTACGTAGAGTAGGCCATCGGCGGCGGCCACGGCAGGAATGGCTCTGGGCACGTTTAGTGCACACACTGTAGTCCACTTGTCCTCGTCGAAGCTGTAGCGTTCCACGGAGCTGAGAATGTCCTGGCTGATGCTACTGCCCCCAACCACATACAAGTACCGATCCAGAACGGCCACACCCATTTGACAGCGAGCTGTTTGCATGCGGGCCAGCTCGTTCCACTCTTTCGTCACTGGGTTGAAGCTGCAATggatttttataaaaatatataaccacgaatatatatatttttggatAAATACCTAATTAAATCAGGCAGATGACGGGTTGTAGTTGTGCAGCCACCTACAATGTAAATGAGACCCTCGAAACTGACCACACCCATGCTGAATCTGGGCTGCGGCATGCTGCCCATTAATTTCCAGAGATCCTGCTCCGGATCATAGCACTCCATGGAGCCGCCGATGTCGTCGCCTATCCAACCGCCTACGGCAAACAGATTTCCGCCCATGGTGCAAAGACCGAACTCGCAGCGCGGCACAATCATCGGGGCAATCGGTTGCCAAACATCGTTCTGTGGATCATAGACCTCGCCATTGGCCAGAATCTGTGAACCGCGCTCTCCTCCTACCACATAGATCTTGCCATTCAATGCTGATACACCTGGCAGGATGCGGCCCACCTCCATAGGCGCCGTTTCCGTCCACTCGCGCCGGAATATATCGAATTTCGCCACCGTCTCGAAGATGCAGTCGGCCGAGTTCCATGTTCGCGGCGTATCCCGATGAGATCCACcaatgatatatatatttttcttggCCAGCTGACGGGGACAGACCCGCAGCGGCACCAATTGTCCGCGCTTGGACGCAATGTCCCGGCAAATGGAACGCAGGGCTATCTTCACGGACATGTCGCGACAGTCGTCCTTCAGAGCCTTGTCGATCACCTTCACCGGAACAAGCGCCATGCGCACGTGGGACAGGACATCGAAGACGTAGCAGCGGCGCTGCGTCACGTCGTGCTTAATCCAACGGAGCGCTGCCTGGAACACCTGCGACTCGGAGTCCACACGCAGCAGCTCCGAGTTCAGTAGCTGCGAGAGTAGGGTCTGTGGCGTTTCTAGGAACTCATCTTCAAGCGTTATCTGAACAATGAAAGGAGAGTATTAATCAGTTAATAAAGGAATGTATATTTTTGCCAAATGCTCAAATTTAAACTATAAATTATTGGCTTCAaggcaaaaatgaaaataactttaaatattattatttggatATTTTCATCGTTTATCTCTTTGAATATTTTCGGTTCCCATAAAAATAGAACCCTGGTAGACTGATTAATGACCCACTTTTCGTTTGGGCGTTACACCTACAAATCAAGCCTTTCAAGTGCCTCCAACTCACCGCTGGGAAATTGGCGTGGACAAAGTTCAGTGCACTCTTGGCCAACGACTCGCAGTTGTGGGCCTCGGCGAAGCGTAAAATGCCCAGGGCATTGGAGGCGTGCAGCTCGCGGCAGAGGAACTCGCAGCACCCGTCGACCACCTCGTTCAGCTGCAGCATGTCGGCGGCGGCCAGCAGTTCCTGGACATTGGACTGTAAGATCAAACAAGGGATTAGGATTTGTGGACCAAGCGACTAGGGGTATTGACTCACCTGGGTGATTTCGCAGCGACCCGTATAGATGAAGTCAAGCAGGATGTGCAGGATATCGCCGTCAATTGTGTGCAGCACCACGGATTTTTGCTTGACCTCATTTAACCCGAGCTCGGGTCGAAACATGGCCTCGAAGTAGGCACTGGCTGCACTCAGGACAGCCCGGTGGGCACTCAATGTGGCCATTCCGGCGATAATCTCCACGTCGCAGAAGCGGGACTGCTCGCGCAGTTGGTTGAGATTGGAGAGCACCTTGAACGGATACTGGGCGTTGCAGTAGGAGGGCAGGTTTGTGCGATGGCTGGCTGCTGTGGCCCCAGATCCCAGATTTTGGCCAAAGAAGTCACCGTCGCCGCCGCCGGTGGGATTCTGATTGGCGTTCTGATTGGCATTCGCATTCGGACTGGTATTGCCATTGTATTCGTGTATCTGGTATGTTTTCAACGGTGGCATTTCGTCAACTGTTGGGTTTTTACTTTCCGGCGATCTTGAATCGGATATCGCCTTAATAAATGCACTTTTCGGGCGACAGCACAGCTCAGACTCTTCGCATTCAATTGTTTGGCTTAATTAAACTTAATTGCTGCACTCTGCGCTCACTTCacccgttgttgttgctgctgctgttgttgttgtcgcagTCCGTTCATTTTTCTCCAATCAAAAGgcgagcacacacacacacccacacacgcaaTACGAACGACTGCAGGCAAACGGTTAGCATATCACACATTAAAACAACCGAAGTCCGCTACTAAGACAGCTATTTCCCCATTAAGATGAAATagtgattttaatatttacaaacTGGCATATTTCTTTGACTTTTCAATGCACTTTTGTATGTAGCTGGAACTGGAATCGATGTTTTTGGGGGACTATCGATGTTGATAGCAGCAGCACCATGCTTGCCTATCGATAAGTTAAATCATATACCAACTACTAAATATATTCAGCAGTTATCGATAGTAATCGCTGCTATCATCTTTGGTCCACCTCTTGttgttatttaattatttgtatgtTATTTTCAATGCATTTTCAATGAAAAGCTGACAAAATGATGTCACGTAAACTACTAAACCTCCGCCTGGGATACCTGGCACGTCGCTTGGCCAGCACAGATCCGCTGAGCATTCAGAACGAGAAGCTTCAGGCTTATTTGGAGTCCCTGCGCCAGGAATACTACGCCGTGCGAGTCAACGCCGCCGGAAACAGCAAATCCTACGCCCGTCTCGCCCAGCTGGAGGGCGTGGTCAGTGCCCTGGAGCAGCGACGCGTACTGGAACGGCACATCACCAGTGCCAAGGACATGGAAGCGGAGAAGGACGAGGATATGCGTGAGCTGATGCGTGAAGAGAACGAAGTCTATGTGGATCTACTGGGCAAGCAGGATCAGGCCTTACTGCAGGAGCTTCTAACGCTCTCTGACGATGAGGAGTATCCGGCTCTGATCTTCGGCCTCAATGCCGGCGCCGGTGGCCAGGAGGCAATGCTATTCGCCCAAGAACTGTACGAGATGTACACCGGCTACTTCGACCACATGGGCTGGGAGTGGGAGGAGTTTGCCAGTGAGAGCACCGACATCGGAGGTCTGCGGCACGCCAGTCTGATGGTGAGTGGCGAGGATGCCTTCCGTTGGTTGCGCTATGAGGCTGGAGTTCACCGGGTACAGCGGGTGCCGGCTACTGAAAAGTCTGGACGCATGCACACTAGCACCGCCTCGATAACCGTAATTCCTCGACCCGCCGACATCCAAGTGCACATTGCTGAGAAGGATCTGAAGATCGAGACGAAGCGAGCGAGTGGAGCTGGTGGCCAGCATGTTAACACCACCGACTCGGCTGTGCGAATTGTCCATCTACCTACGGGTCTGGCGGTGGAGGCGCAATCGGAACGCTCCCAGCTCAAGAACCGTGAGCTAGCGATGAAGCGTTTACGGTCGCGACTTGTGCAACAGCAGTTGGAGAGCGTAGAGGCTAGCAAGATGGCCACCAAGAAGGCGCAACAGGGTAGCCTCAATCGCAATGAGAAGATCCGTACCTACAATTTCGTCCAGGATCGCATCACGGATCATCGAATTCAGGGCGGTACGCTGCACAACCTCGATGGTTTCCTCAAGGGCGGCGATCAACTGAGTGGACTCATAGAGAAGTTGCAACTGGAACATCGAAGGGAACGACTAAAGGAGCTGTTGGATACGTGGGAGCCGCCAAAGGAAGCTATTGAGAAGAACTAGAGCTACTTTCGTTTGTTACTACATTTATACGCCTGTGTTTTAGAAGATAATTGTGCTTCCGCAACTGAAAtgatataaaaagaaaacttcgTTTCAGAATTCCCTTCTATGAATTTCCTTTCCCTATTCCCTTTTATGAATTCCCTTCAATTGCAAAAACGCCTAGTTTGGAATAGAAAATATTACTTTATTTCAACCAACTTTCGCAAAGTCAGAGGCACTGCCCATGTGCAGAAGGTGCTCCTTGACTGCTGCCTCCAGAATGTCCCTTATTTCGCGGCAACCCGCC
This genomic stretch from Drosophila mauritiana strain mau12 chromosome 2L, ASM438214v1, whole genome shotgun sequence harbors:
- the LOC117140757 gene encoding peptide chain release factor 1-like, mitochondrial, with translation MMSRKLLNLRLGYLARRLASTDPLSIQNEKLQAYLESLRQEYYAVRVNAAGNSKSYARLAQLEGVVSALEQRRVLERHITSAKDMEAEKDEDMRELMREENEVYVDLLGKQDQALLQELLTLSDDEEYPALIFGLNAGAGGQEAMLFAQELYEMYTGYFDHMGWEWEEFASESTDIGGLRHASLMVSGEDAFRWLRYEAGVHRVQRVPATEKSGRMHTSTASITVIPRPADIQVHIAEKDLKIETKRASGAGGQHVNTTDSAVRIVHLPTGLAVEAQSERSQLKNRELAMKRLRSRLVQQQLESVEASKMATKKAQQGSLNRNEKIRTYNFVQDRITDHRIQGGTLHNLDGFLKGGDQLSGLIEKLQLEHRRERLKELLDTWEPPKEAIEKN
- the LOC117140746 gene encoding actin-binding protein IPP, with the translated sequence MPPLKTYQIHEYNGNTSPNANANQNANQNPTGGGDGDFFGQNLGSGATAASHRTNLPSYCNAQYPFKVLSNLNQLREQSRFCDVEIIAGMATLSAHRAVLSAASAYFEAMFRPELGLNEVKQKSVVLHTIDGDILHILLDFIYTGRCEITQSNVQELLAAADMLQLNEVVDGCCEFLCRELHASNALGILRFAEAHNCESLAKSALNFVHANFPAITLEDEFLETPQTLLSQLLNSELLRVDSESQVFQAALRWIKHDVTQRRCYVFDVLSHVRMALVPVKVIDKALKDDCRDMSVKIALRSICRDIASKRGQLVPLRVCPRQLAKKNIYIIGGSHRDTPRTWNSADCIFETVAKFDIFRREWTETAPMEVGRILPGVSALNGKIYVVGGERGSQILANGEVYDPQNDVWQPIAPMIVPRCEFGLCTMGGNLFAVGGWIGDDIGGSMECYDPEQDLWKLMGSMPQPRFSMGVVSFEGLIYIVGGCTTTTRHLPDLISFNPVTKEWNELARMQTARCQMGVAVLDRYLYVVGGSSISQDILSSVERYSFDEDKWTTVCALNVPRAIPAVAAADGLLYVAGGDQPCEVNFYRAQVTINAVECYDPLSDTWKNCPDLPVSRSEAGAVVV